From the genome of Methylothermaceae bacteria B42, one region includes:
- a CDS encoding nitrate reductase — MSTWFNYLLLGVYPYVALSVLIIGSILRYECAPYSWRAGSSQLLRRKQLILGSILFHIGVLIVFFGHLIGMLTPIQVFHWIGIEAGTKQIMAIVVGGIAGVISLAGAVILLHRRLTDSRIRATTSFADLAILILLTVQLTLGLLTIPVSLGHLDGGEMVKFMAWALGIFTFDSQAWTYVADAASIFKLHIFLGLTLFLVFPFTRLVHMLSVPVYYLLRPGYQLVRSRKPLKPLA; from the coding sequence ATGAGTACATGGTTTAATTATTTATTACTGGGAGTTTATCCCTATGTTGCCCTGAGCGTTCTCATCATCGGCTCCATTCTGCGCTATGAATGCGCCCCGTACAGTTGGCGGGCCGGCTCCAGCCAATTACTGCGGCGCAAGCAGTTGATTCTAGGCTCGATTCTTTTCCATATCGGAGTGCTGATTGTATTTTTCGGTCATTTAATAGGCATGCTCACCCCGATTCAGGTATTTCACTGGATTGGCATCGAGGCGGGCACCAAACAGATCATGGCCATTGTGGTCGGCGGCATCGCCGGTGTCATTTCCCTGGCCGGCGCGGTAATTTTGCTGCATCGCCGCCTGACGGATTCCCGTATCCGTGCCACCACCAGCTTTGCGGATTTAGCCATTTTGATTCTCCTGACCGTGCAACTGACCCTGGGGCTTTTGACCATCCCTGTCTCCTTGGGTCACCTGGATGGCGGCGAAATGGTCAAGTTCATGGCTTGGGCGCTGGGTATTTTTACCTTCGATTCCCAGGCCTGGACTTACGTGGCAGATGCCGCTTCTATTTTCAAACTGCACATATTCTTGGGATTAACCTTGTTTCTGGTGTTTCCTTTCACTCGCCTGGTTCATATGCTTTCGGTACCGGTTTATTATCTGCTGCGGCCCGGTTACCAATTGGTGCGCAGCCGTAAACCTTTAAAACCTCTAGCATGA
- the narH gene encoding nitrate reductase (with NarGJI catalyzes the reduction of nitrate; the beta subunit is an iron sulfur cluster containing electron transfer subunit; one of 3 nitrate reductases in E. coli and in E. coli is expressed when nitrate levels are high): MRIRAQIGMVLNLDKCIGCHTCSVTCKNVWTSREGMEYAWFNNVESKPGVGYPKDWENQRRWKGGWDLKKGKLKPLQGGKGHLLAKIFANPHMPEIDDYYEPFDYDYEHLQKAKNVKAHPTARPVSKITGEKMEKIEWGPNWEDDAGGAFEQRSQDANFEGVEKGILAAYENTFMMYLPRLCEHCLNPTCVASCPSGAIYKREEDGIVLIDQDRCRGWRLCISGCPYKKIYFNWKSGKSEKCVFCFPRIEAGEPTICSETCVGRIRYLGVLLYDADRIDEAASVADEQDLYQAQLDVFLDPNDPEVIAAAREQGIPEKWLAAAQNSPVYKMAMEWKVAFPLHPEYRTLPMVWYVPPLSPVQGTAKGLGLIGADGEIPKVEDLRIPVQYLANLLTAGKEAPIVQALERMLALRSFMRSRTVDGVTNEAVARQVDLSVAQIEEMYQVMAIANYEDRFVIPSTHREQVEDAYELKNACGFSFGGCGLFEAGKTHRRGAEDAEL; encoded by the coding sequence ATGCGCATCAGAGCCCAGATCGGCATGGTCCTGAACCTCGACAAATGTATCGGCTGCCACACCTGTTCCGTCACCTGCAAGAATGTGTGGACCAGCCGCGAGGGCATGGAATATGCCTGGTTCAACAACGTAGAGAGCAAGCCCGGGGTCGGCTATCCGAAAGATTGGGAAAATCAGCGGCGCTGGAAAGGCGGCTGGGATCTAAAGAAGGGCAAGCTTAAGCCGCTGCAGGGGGGCAAGGGTCATTTGCTGGCCAAGATCTTCGCCAATCCCCATATGCCTGAAATCGACGATTATTATGAACCTTTCGACTACGATTACGAGCATTTGCAAAAAGCCAAGAATGTCAAGGCACACCCCACCGCCCGGCCGGTGTCGAAAATCACCGGCGAGAAAATGGAGAAAATCGAATGGGGCCCCAACTGGGAGGACGATGCCGGAGGCGCTTTCGAACAGCGCAGTCAAGATGCGAATTTCGAGGGGGTGGAAAAGGGTATCCTGGCGGCTTATGAAAACACCTTTATGATGTATCTGCCGCGCCTGTGCGAACACTGTCTCAACCCAACTTGCGTGGCTTCGTGTCCGTCAGGGGCCATCTACAAGCGCGAGGAAGACGGCATCGTCCTCATCGATCAGGACCGCTGCCGTGGCTGGCGCCTGTGTATCTCCGGTTGCCCCTACAAGAAAATCTATTTCAACTGGAAGAGCGGCAAGTCGGAAAAATGCGTGTTTTGTTTTCCACGCATCGAGGCGGGCGAGCCGACCATTTGTTCTGAAACCTGCGTCGGCCGCATCCGCTACCTGGGCGTGCTGCTGTACGACGCGGACCGCATCGATGAAGCCGCTTCCGTGGCGGACGAACAGGATCTGTATCAGGCCCAGCTCGATGTCTTCCTCGATCCCAATGATCCGGAAGTCATTGCCGCCGCCCGCGAACAAGGCATCCCGGAAAAATGGCTAGCCGCGGCGCAAAACTCGCCGGTCTATAAAATGGCTATGGAATGGAAAGTGGCCTTTCCACTTCATCCCGAATACCGCACCCTCCCCATGGTCTGGTATGTGCCACCGCTATCCCCGGTGCAAGGCACTGCCAAGGGACTGGGTTTGATTGGCGCCGATGGCGAAATTCCCAAGGTGGAAGATCTGCGTATCCCGGTGCAATACCTGGCCAACCTGCTCACCGCCGGCAAAGAGGCACCCATCGTTCAGGCTTTGGAGCGGATGCTGGCGCTGCGTTCCTTCATGCGTAGCCGAACTGTCGATGGCGTTACCAACGAAGCCGTTGCCCGGCAGGTAGACTTGAGTGTCGCTCAAATTGAGGAGATGTATCAGGTCATGGCCATCGCCAACTACGAAGACCGCTTCGTCATCCCCTCCACCCACCGGGAACAGGTGGAGGATGCCTATGAACTCAAGAATGCCTGTGGCTTCTCATTTGGCGGTTGCGGCTTATTTGAGGCAGGGAAAACTCACCGCAGAGGCGCGGAGGACGCAGAGTTATGA